The Nycticebus coucang isolate mNycCou1 chromosome 8, mNycCou1.pri, whole genome shotgun sequence genome has a window encoding:
- the LOC128592761 gene encoding ragulator complex protein LAMTOR3-like, whose protein sequence is MADDLKRFLYKKLPSVEGLHAIVVSDRDGLPVIKVANDNAPEHALRPGFLSTFALATDQGSKLGLSKNKSIICYYNTYQVVQFKRLPLVVSFIASSNANTGLIVSLEKELAPLFEELRQVVEVS, encoded by the coding sequence ATGGCAGATGACCTAAAGCGATTCCTGTATAAAAAGTTACCAAGTGTTGAAGGACTCCATGCTATTGTTGTGTCTGATAGAGATGGATTACCTGTTATTAAAGTAGCCAATGATAATGCTCCAGAACATGCTTTGAGACCTGGTTTCTTATCTACTTTTGCCCTTGCAACAGACCAAGGAAGCAAacttggactttcaaaaaataaaagtatcatcTGTTACTATAACACCTACCAGGTGGTTCAATTTAAGCGGTTACCTCTGGTGGTAAGTTTCATAGCCAGCAGCAATGCCAATACAGGACTAATTGTCAGCCTAGAAAAGGAACTTGCTCCATTATTTGAAGAATTGAGACAAGTTGTGGAAGTTTCTTAA